The genomic region CTTTGGTATCATCAGATGGATCGGTCAGGATCTCGTTCATTTCCTCATCAAAGAACCCACGTTTGTAGGCTATCTCAACTGGCACTCTGTGACTTTCCTCTGGGTCAATGATTCCACCTGTGGCAATCTGGGCTTCCAAGAGACGGATACCATGATCTTTCAGGATGAGCCCCTTTTTCATGGCCTGAAACAAGGAGATTGTATTGCCCGAATAAGGATCTCTATATCCAGTCACAGCTCTCTCTGCAGAGAGAAGCTTGTCTTTGAATTCTGGACCTACAATTCCCATTCTCACTGCTTCACTGACAGTCAGTTTGAGATTTTTGATTGGGTCAATGACAAAGGCAGTGGCTGCCTGGGCCTCAAGTAGCTCAAACGCAGTTCCTGGCCTAATCATGTTCTTCTTCATGGCCTGGTAAATTGATAGACGTTCCTTTGTGGACTCCAAAAACACACCAGCAATACAGCTGGTGCCTTCAAGGTACCTTGATAGCCTCTCGCTCACCTCCTCCACTGAAATAAGACCTTCATTCAGTTGGGTGACAGTCTCCTGATCGATAATTTGTGACCTGAGCAGCTCTTCCATTGTGATTTGTTTCCTGAGACCTTTGAATGTCAGCCTCTTGTCTCCCAGTGAGAGGAGTCGCAATCCACCATCTAACTTGCATCTCTTGAGCAGCTGTGAATATGGTAGTTTCTCATCTGTGACAGGGTCAACAAAACCTTTAACTTCACTAGCCAGTTTCTCATTGGTTTCCTTGTTGATATAGCCTCTTTGTATGGCAATGTCTGTTGGCAGATGGAATTGGAATTCAGGATCAATAATACCACCAGTGGCAGTCTGTGCCTCTAACATTTTCAGAGCATAATCCTCTGGAACAAGATCCTTCTTCATGGCCTGGAAAAGAGATATGATTTTCCCACTGTATGGATCTTTGTATCCTGTGACCGCTCTTTCTGCTGAGAGAAGTTTATCATGGATCTCAGGTCCAACAACACCTTTACGAACAGCTTCATCAACAGTGAGTGTCTCATTCTTTACTGGATCAACGAGGAATCCTGTCGCAGCTTGGGCTTCTAGGAGGTTCATGGCTACTTCTTGTTTAAGAAAACCTCTCTTCATTGCTTGGTATATGCTTACCTTGGAACTTGAGTCAGTTGTGACCCCAGCAACACAGCCTGTGCCGTAGAGATACTGTTTTACACTGGTCATCTCCATTATGTCGCGAATATTCCTCTTGCCCTGTTTAAGAAGGTTATATGTCTCCAAGTCGATGATGCGGGCATTGTAGAGCTCCTCAATAGTTATTCTTCTTCTCAAAGTCTTATATGACAGTGGACTGTCATTTCGAATTATCTCCCTCTGCTCCATTATctcaataataatgatgatcatCCTCTCTTTAGTGATTTTGCCAGAGCGATATTCATCCATTAGCTTCTGCCTCTCCGATTCTGGAATCATATTTGAATTCATGACATCCCAGAGGTTCAATGGTTTATCAGCAAGGCCTTCAATTGGAATATCAATCTGGGTGTCGGTCAGGTCACTCTCCGTTTGTTCCTCGGTGTAGAGGTATGTCTTCTCCACAACAGTTGGCGACTGAGGTTTGGAGAGTGGGAGGATGTACAGGCCAGTCTCTGGATCtctttgacatttgtttttaagCTGTCTATAGGTTGCATTCTCGTCACTTTCTGGGTCTGAGAAAGCCTTATTATCATCAGTTGGTTCAGATAGGGTCTTTGCAACTGCTTTGCTGAAAATGTTCTTCTGATATGCAACATCATCTGGGACACGATGGCTATTTACAGGGTCAATGATTCCTCCGCTAACCATTTGTGCCTCCAACAGTGGCATGGCGTGCTCTTTTAGGATGAGATCTTTCTGCATTGCTTCAAACAGGGAAATTTTGCTTCCTGTGAATGGATCTTTATAGCCAGTGACAGCTTTTTCTGCAGAGAGGAGTTTTTCATGTAGCTCTGGACCAACAAGGCCTGACTTCACTGCCTCATCTACTGACAGACACTGGTTCCTCACTGGATCTACAATGAACCCAGTTGCAGCTTGGGCCTCAAGAAGTGAAAGCCCTGTGGTATGTCTGAGGAGCTTTTTCTTCATAGCCTGATAAAtgcttattttctcttttgttagCTCAAGGCAGATTCCAGCAATGCTATCAGATCCCTTGAGGTATTTATTGATGTCGGGATTCTTTTCAGTGACTTGTTTAGGTGTTGTTTTGCCTTGTTGAATGAGCTCGAAGGTTGGTTTGTCAATAATTTTGGAATCATACAGGGAGACTGCAGGGACAGGGGCTCTGAGTCCCTTGAAGCTGGACTGTTCTTGTTTTTTGGCCTCTTTGTCATCCACAATTGTGACAACAATTTTGATGATCCTTTCAATTGTAATCTTTCCAGACCTAAACTGTCTGAGGAGGTCAAGCCTTTGTTCCTCAGTGAGATATTCAGAGTTGATGATTTCCCAGATGGTCATCTTTCTGCCTTTAAATGGTCCAGAGTCAATCTCAACAGTGGCCTGAGTCATAGCCTCTTTTGTCTGGGCTTCGGTGTATGATGGCTCCTCCTTTGCATTGATTGCTTCatcagaaagaggaagaagctggAGACCAGTTTTCTCGTCAGTGACACATCTCTTGAAGAGCTCTGAGTAGGTGACCTTTTCTTTAGTGTTGGGGTCAAAGAAGCATTTAGTTTCATCAGTGGGACTGCTCAAAacctgtttcatttcatcatcaaaatAATTTCTCTTGCAGGCAATATCATGTGAAATGCGATGGCTTTTTACAGGATCAATGATGCCACCGGTGGTCATTTGGGCATCGAGTAGTCGGATTCCTTGTTCCTTAGGTATGAGATCCTTTTTCATTGCTTGATAGAGAGAAACAGTTTTTCCAGTGTAAGGATCTTTGAAACCTGTGACAGCTCTCTCTGCAGACAGGAGCTTTTCATGCAGCTCAGGACCAACAACACCTGCTTTGACAGCTTCATCAACTGTGTACTTCTGATTCTGTACAGGGTCAACCACATAGCCTGTTCCTGCTTGGGCCTCGAGCATAATCAAGGCAGGCCCCTGCCTCATTATATCATTTTTCATGGCTTGATAAAAGGACATTGTCTCTTTGGTTGAGTCAGTCACTACACCTGCAATGCAATTTGTCCCTTTCAATGCTTTATGGACATGCTCCATTTCAGACACCTCTTTGACTGTCTTTTTGCCCTTGTTTAATTTGTTGAACAGGTCTTTATCAATGATTTTGGATTCCAGAAGCTCAGCGGCAGGGACAGGTGCTCTCAGACCATCAAAAGtaatttccttcttcttctccttctcctctgcaaCTGTAATCACTATCTTAATGATCTTTTCAATTGTGATTTTGCCGGTCTTGTATTGCCGGAGGAGGTCCTTCTTCTGGTCCTCAGTGAAGTACTCAGAGTTTATTATTTCCCAAATGGTGACTGTCTTTCCCTTGAATTTTCCAAATGGCACCGACACAGTTGTGTTGCTGAACACATCCTTGGTCTCCTCCTCAGTGTATATGCTTGAGCACTGAGCAGCTTTGTCTGTGATTGGCAGGAGTAACAGACCGGTGTCGGGGTCAGTGACACATCTCGCCATTAGCTCAGAATACGTCAAAGGTTCCTGAGTGCTGGGGTCAAAGTATCCCTTTTGATCCTCTGAGGGGTTTTCCATAACCttattcatttctgcatcataTTGTCCCTGCTTGTAGGCGATTTCATTTGGTACACGGTGACTATTGATAGGGTCAACGATGCCACCAGTTGCAAGCTGGGCCTCAAGGACTCTGATGGCATGATCATGCTCTGTGAGACCCTTCTTCATAGCTTCAAAGAAAGAGATCTTCCCACCAGTATATGGGTCTTTGTAACCAACAACAGCTCTCTCAGCTGAAAGCATTTTGTTGTGCAGTTCCGGGCCAATCAAACCCTCCTTAACAGCCTCATTAACAGAAAGTTTCTGATTTTGAATAGGATCTAACATATAACCTGTAGCCGCCTGTGCCTCAAGAAGGATCAAGGCTGTGCCTGGAGTAATCTTTTTCTCTTCTGATGCTACATAGATGGACATTTTTTGCTTAGATGGTGTCAAAACACCGGCAATGCAATTCTTTCCTTTCAGAATTACTTTAAGTTTTTCGGTTTCACCAAGCTCTTGAGCAGTGGTTTTGCCATTTTTCAGGTTGTCAAAGTCCTTTTTGGGTAAAAGGCCAATTTCATGAAGTCTGCTTGCAGGTACCTTATCTCGAATACCATCAAAGGCTAATGGATCTGGTCTCTTTTCTACACTGTCTACCACATCGCTGGCATTTCTGCCATTGTAAACTGTACTTATTGTCTTAACTACTGTTACAGATTCTTTGGTGACTTGATCTTTTTGTGCGTCTTCAAGCTGCTGGAGCTTATCACGCAATTTCTGGTTTTCCTCTGCGAGAATCCTTTCCTGCTCTAGTCTCTGATTTTCCAGGTCCTGCATTTCTTTCTGCTTGCTAAGCATTGAGGTCTCAGCCTCTTTCTGCCTATTTAGGGCTGCATCCATGGTAGCCTggagtttcttcttctcctcctccatctgctgTCTCTGGCGCTCCTGTTCATCCTTGAGGGCCTTGGCCTTTTTGACCTCTTCTTCAAACTGGCTCTCCAGCTTCTTTTTCTGGTCTTCAATTAGTTTCTCCTTCTTCAACAGCATTTCCTTCTCAGTCAGGAATGACTGCTGAAGCACTGTTTTCTCGTGTTCCATTTGTTTCTGCTGTGCATCGGCGATCTGATAGAAAAGCAAGAGAAAACAAGTTACAATAGGTTTTTGGCTGAAGCacataattaattatttaaaaaatatgtacaaTTTGTGTATAATTTGTAATGGATAAAACTTGCACAATGCACTATGCTTATGCAATTAGAGATCAGAAATATTCACCAGTTGaagttatatatacatttttcaatttcTCAATGTATATTTACGCAAAATACTACTGAACCAATTTTTTACAACATTTTGTGGAGGCGTGGGGCATGAGCGAAGGACATTCAATTATTGAGCAGGTCCTGAAAAAAAGTGTGTTTCCAGTAATGATTCTCTCCTTGGTTTAACATGGCCATATAGGTCTGGGCAGAGACATGCCCTATCTGAGCttctgaaaatatttaaattttctaGCATCCCAAGATTTAAGATTTATTATTGTACTGCAGTATTCTTTGTATTTCTGactacataaatatatatatatatatatcatgaatcgaaatatttaaatgttatttctaAAATATCTTATAAAATGTTACGGTAAAACCAAattcatttacaccatgttactgtcctctgatatcctcttCCAGAGAGGAGTTCACGCCTGGACCACagcggacatttaggctaaaaacatggaaTAAATTATCTTGTTTCGcgtcgaatttgaatgtcagggcatacagacaccacaggagcagtatggaggcctgttatgtttttattctgtagtttgtttacgtttgaagaattgGTCACTATTTACTTCAATTTTTTGGGATTTGGCtccaacactgtttacccctgaaactccaaaaaggTTTTGTGGTCtcgaacacttcacccacccctcaatCGCTATAGTGGTGAGTATTTTTTTACATGCATTTCAATGTGAATATAGTCAGCAACCTTCAGCGACCTTCCtggaaattatatttatatttaacttcTTTTGTATGTAAAGTATATGTAATAATACTCACATTTAAACCTTCAATCTCTAAAACATTGTGCAGGCCTGGATCTAGACTGCTCAGATTGGGAGGGGCTATTAGACATCAGGGTAGGACAACTTTTGACAACAGTGGACTTTGTGTTGAGAGTTTTTCCAAGTTTTAAAGAACGCGCCTCAATAGGAAATTCAACCAAGCCATTGTATAAtgtaaatattgaatataaCAATAATACTACTAAAAGTGATTATTTTTTACACTTGCCACACACAGACTAGTGCAACCAAACTGTTTTATGCCTGCACGGAAGCACACATTCAGGTGAAGAGATCCAGTGAGGAAGCTATGAATGGACGCTGCTGTaattaaacacaacactgacgaTTATTTAATGAAACAGGTGTCATTGGTTTAAATATGTTACAAAAGAAGTTCAACAGCCAAGTTTAATTTTTTAGATGAACAAACTGTGAACAACTGGAGACTTTGGCTTGGCTGTCCTTTAAGTagcacctgaaggcagcactAATAATAATGAACGTTTGATCAATCTGTGCTTTTTATGAATGGATATCGGATCATTCAATTGAAGATCAATTTTAATCAAAGTATAGTTTAAAACCAATTTGGTTGGCAGAGTAGAAATTTGGGTGGGCATTGCCCCAGCCGACTTCTAGATCCAGGCCCGACATTGTGTTACCTACTGTAATCTGCAAAAACTTAGTTgagtacaaaataaaacattcctACAACTTTTTGGCAGCTCTGCCTATCGAAAGGTTACACTTGACTTCAACTGATTCACAGAACttagaaaatatagaaaaaatattTGGTCAGTTCagaaaaatcccccaaaaattaTCTCTGGATTTCAAAGCAATGGGACCAGCAACGTGACAAAATAGTGAATCATTGAAGCAATGGCCCTCTGAGTAGAGCGGCTCTACATGTATGGAGATTCTTTGGTAAATTATTCAGCATATGTTTAGACTTTTCACTAAATTGGTTGAGGATTGTCATAGTTTTCAGCCATTTTACCCTATTGTAAATAATGAAAGGTTCATCTATTTTATGTACTGCAAGTTCTGAACCTGAAAGAAATATGAAGCATGTCTTAAAATGAGGAAACATTCCAGGGTATGAGGGGACATTCAAGATGTGATTTGCATGAGCACAGTgcactgtaaataaatacaatttcattCATAAAGATTCGATTTCATGTTTAGTAAAATAAGAGAAAGATATAGAGAAATTAAAGGAAAAAGAGTGTTAGTTTTCTGATAGAATTCACAATGACATAAGCTGCTTTGTTATGCCATTTTTGACACAATACCTCTTTAGACTTATATTGAAGTTCCTCAGCATCCTGTTTCAGTCTAGACTTCTCCTTCTCTAGGTCTGCGATTGCTTTTCGTAAATCATCAGCCTCTTTACTGGTATTAAGTCTGTCGACCGTCATTTTTTCCACGACTGTCATTTTTTCTTTGGTGGCTATTTCAGTCTCATGAAGACGAGCAGCAATTGTGTCAGCTTGTTTCCTGAATTTCTTTGCCTCCTCTTCAGCTTTGGCCTGGGCTTCACTGAGCTGAGAAACCTGAAGCTTGAGTTTTTCAGCTTCAGCTATTATCTCCAATTGCCTTTTCCTTTCCGCTTCAAGGGATTTCTGGTACTCCTCAGTTTCCTCTTCTAGACGCTGCTGCATTAGTTGTTTATCCTCCAGCAACTTTTGTGCCTGCTGTTGAGCCAAGTCCTTCTGCCTTTGGAGCATCTCTGCCTCAGCTTTAAGTTTAGATGCCTCTTGTATGGCCTGCATTTTCTCTTTGAGCATTTTCTCTGCAAGAGTTCTTTGATGATTTAGATCATCTTCTGCAATCTGTCTTAAGCGTGCAGCCTCTTTGGCTTCTACACTAAGTCTAGCAGCGTCCTCTGCAAGATTTTTCATAGTTTCAGCCTCTTCTTCAAGGAATTTTTGAGTGTTATCTTTATCTTTCTTGATGAGGCGCTGGTTTTCCTCCTCAATTCTGATTTTTAGTTTGAGAAGTTCCTCCATCTGAATCTTGACTTTGAAcaactcctcctccacctggcCCTTTTGTTTGACAGCATCATCAACCTCATCCTTCAAGCgctgcagctcttcatccaGGACAGATTTCTGATTATCAGTTTCATCAAGCTGAAGTTTAACCTTTGTGAGCTCTTGCTCCACTTGGAACTTCTGCTTTAATGTTTGCTCTGCCAATTTTTTGTGCTTAGCCATTTCAGCGTCGGCATGATGCTTCTGCTTGAGTGCTGAAGTTTCTGCTTGTGCTCGTTTGGCAGCTTCAAATTCTGCCTCCTTCCTCATTCTCTCAGCATCCTCTTGAGCTTTGGCTTGGATTGCAGCTTCCTGCTCAGCAGCTGCTCTTTGGCGTTCCGCTTCTTCTGCTTGCTGACGGAAGagagctgcctctctctctgccttctcCTTAGCAGCCTCTGCCTCCTTGGCAAGCTGCTTGGCTTTTTCATATTCATCCTTAAGCTTCTTTTTCGTGATGCTGTCTTCCTTCTGTTGAGCAAGGACACTTTGAACTTGCTGCTCAGCTGCATTGCATTTCAAGGACGCTTGTTGGGCTGCGACAATCTGTTTTTCAGCTTCTTCGTCAGCCTCATCTTTCTGCTTTCGGGCTAGTTCTGCTTTCCTTTTCAGACGATCCAGCTCATCCTGGGCTGTCTTGCATTGTCTGCCTGCCTCTTCTTCAGCAGCTGTAATCTTTTTAACCTTCTCTTCcgcttccctcctcctcctctcctcctcaaggGCAAGCTGTCTTAGTTTCTctgactcctcctctgctctgagctTGCTTTGCTGAGTTTCCTCTGCaatgtttttcagtttgtttagcTCTAGCTCCAGGTCAAGTTTTCCTGATGAAGCCTTCTCAAAGTTGAGCTTAAGAATTCTGATCTCTTCCTCTACAACCCGCCTCTGTTTGAGTGTGTCATCCACTATGGCCTTTTGTCTTTCCATTTCAGTATCAGAGGATTTCTTGAGTTGAATAATTTTTTCCTCAATCTCTTGCTTGTGCTGGTTGGCCTGGTCTTCCAGAGCTTTCCTCTGGTACGCCTCATCCTCAGCATGTCGCCGGAGCCTCTCATTTTCTGCCTCCTTCTCTTTCAGAGCAATTTCGGCTTCTGTTTTTAAACGAGTCGCGTCACTTATTGCAGCCAGCTTCTCTTTGAGAATTCTCTCAGCCTCTGCTCTCTGACGAGCAGCCTCTTCCTCAGCAACTTGTCTCTGGTGCTTGGCCTCCTCTGAAATGGCTCTAAGCTTGCTTGCCTCGTCAGCCAGGTCCTTCATCTTGGCGGCTTCAGCCTCAAGAAGTTGTTTGCTCTTCTCTGTGTTGGACATGGTCTCCTTCTCTGCCTTGGACTTGAGCTGAATGAGTATATCCATTTCACTCCTCACTTTGGCCAGTTCATCCTCCAGCAGTTTCCTCTGTTGTTGAGCTGCAACAACTTCATTCTTCAGGCGGTAGAGTTCATCTTCAAGGAGggatctctgctgctctgcattgTCAAAGTCTGCCCTAAGACGAATCAGTTCTTGTTCTGCAGTGAGTTTCTGTTGAGCTGTGCTCTCAGCaatctttctctgcctctccagctcttttTCGGCCATATCCTTCTGCTTCAGGGCTGAGTCTTCAGCTTTGGCTCTCTTCTTAGCCTCACGCTCAGcctcgtctttttgtttttcagcttcCTCTTGAGCAAGGCTCTTTTTGTGAGCTTCTTCCTCAGCCTGGAGTCTCAGGCGGAGGGCCTCATTTGCTTTCTGCCTCCATTTTTCAAGCTCTTTTTCGGCCTCTTCCCTGGCATCATCTGCATCTTCCTGTTGTCTCTTAAGATGTGCTGCTTGTTGTTGCAGCTGAAGGACAGCACCATGCTCCTGTTTGAGGGATTCCTCTAACTTTGAGGTCTTTTCCACAAAGGAGTGTTGTTTGCTCTGGAGCTCAGTGGCAGCAGTCTTCTGGGCTACCTCCTGAGCGACCTTTATTTGTCTTGCCTTTTCTATTTCTGCTTGCTTCACCTGCCTTTCGGCCTCCTCGGCCTGCCTCTTTAGATTTTCAAGGTCTTCCAGGGCTATTTGCTTTTGCCTGGCAGCTTCCTTCTCTGCTTCAGATTTCAGTTGGAGTTCCTCCTCTGCCATGCGCTTTTTCTGGGTCTCTTCCTTGACTTGTTTGCGGAGCTTCTCGGCTTCCTCTTGGGCAGCCTTCCTGAGTTTCTCAGCCTCGGCCGCTCTCTCACGAAGTTGCTTGAGCTCAGATTCTGCAGTCGATTTTTGATGTACAGTTGTCTCCAGCTGAATCCTAATAAGGTGGATTTCCTCTTCAATCTTGAGCCTGCTTTGGAGAGCTTCATCCACTTGTTGACTTTTGTCGTTGATCTGCTGCTCTGACATGTTTTTGAGCTCATGCAGTTCCAgctggatgttgtgtttttgtttttctgcatctaCAGCAGCATTTTCTCTCTTGCTTACTTCCTGCTGCATTTTGAGCTTCAGCTCCTGAGCCTCTTTCTCAGCTTTGGCAATGGCCTTTGCGTGACCTTCGGCTAACTGCTTCTGTTTGTCTAACTCGGCCTGCATCTTGgccatttttttctgctcttcCGCTTTGAGTTTCTCTGCAGCTTTCTGCATTAGTGGAAGCAAATGGTAAAGAAAGGATTAAAATCAAGCATGACAGGTTAAAGGTAACACTTTACACTAACCAGCTCTAAACAGTGTGGCTTTAAGTTGTAATTACTATAGTAATTACAGCTTAATCACACTGGAGCGATTtaatgtactgtattacccaggcaatgttaatgttaaaaaaattagCTCAAAGATCAATCACTAGATGCAAATTAGATGCACAATCATCACAGTTAT from Pleuronectes platessa chromosome 10, fPlePla1.1, whole genome shotgun sequence harbors:
- the LOC128448984 gene encoding plectin isoform X7, whose translation is MTSPQQKYRNFSSDSMGRERNHSDDGYFQGMLKATDGRKDERDRVQKKTFTKWVNKHLIKHRRGPESQHHVTDLYEDLRDGHNLISLLEVLSGDTLPREKGRMRFHKLQNVQIALDFLRHRQVKLVNIRNDDIADGNPKLTLGLIWTIILHFQVSIAIADIQVNGQSEDMTAKEKLLLWSQRMTDGYQGIRCDNFTTSWRDGKLFNAVIHKHCPRHIDMGKVYRQNNIENLEQAFNVAEREMGVTRLLDPEDVDVPHPDEKSIITYVSSLYDAMPRPAAHDGARGNELELRWQEYYELVTILQQWMRHHIMIFEERKFPASYEEIELLWRQFLKFKETELPVKETDKSRSKHIYQSFESAVQSGQLKVPPTYHPIDVEKEWGRLHVAILERERLLRTEFERLERLQRIVIKVQMESGVWDEQLSHLETLLQTDIRLLNAGKPAKHTAEVERELDKADKMIRLLFNDVQLLKDGRHPQAEQMYRKVYHIHERLVNLRSDYNLRLKSSVTISHTNLVSSQQSTMKLRPELDDVTLRYVKDLLAWVEENQRRIDDAEWGSDLPSVESQLGSHRGLNQTVEDFRSKIERARADESQLSPVSKVAYKEYLGKLDLQYAKLLNSSKSRLRNLDLLHSFVSSSTKELMWLNEKEEEDVNFDWSDRNTNMTAKKDNYSGLMRELELREKKVNDIQTLGDKLVRDGHPGKKTVEAFTAALQTQWSWLLQLCCCIEAHLKENTAYYQFFADVKEAQDKMRKMQETMKKKYSCDRSTTATRLEDLLQDAVEEKEELNEFKTMVTGLNKRAKSIIQLKPRNPTTPIKGKMPIQAVCDFKQQEITVHKGDECALLNNSQPFKWKVRNHSGHEAVVPSVCFIVPPVNKEAVDSVSSLDGGHQQMVTMWQMLHVDMKSMLSWQYLMRDFTQIRSWNITMLRTMKTEEYRLMMRNLELHYQDYMRDSQDSQLFGPDDRMQIEGDYTKSTQHFDNLLRSMEKGQKNESLCKNYISEIKDLRLHIEDCEAKTVARIRKPLDKEPLKECIQKTTEQKKVQVELEGLKKDLDKVTVRTQDVLSSPQQSASAPVLRSELELTVQKMDHAHMLSSIYLDKLKTVDMVIRNTQGAEGVLKQYEDCLRDVHTVPSDVKEVENYRSKLKKMRVEAESEQPVFDSLEEELKKASAVSDKMYRVHSERDTELDHYRQLLSGLQDRWKAVFTQVDLRQRELEQLGRQLGYYRESYDWLISWIADAKQRQETIQAVSITDSKTLKEQLAQEKKLLEEIEKNKDSVDECQNYAKAYIDTIKDYELQLVAYKAQVEPLTSPVKKSKLDSASDNIIQEYVTLRTRYSELMTLTSQYIKFITDSQRRLENEEKAAEKLKAEEQKKMAKMQAELDKQKQLAEGHAKAIAKAEKEAQELKLKMQQEVSKRENAAVDAEKQKHNIQLELHELKNMSEQQINDKSQQVDEALQSRLKIEEEIHLIRIQLETTVHQKSTAESELKQLRERAAEAEKLRKAAQEEAEKLRKQVKEETQKKRMAEEELQLKSEAEKEAARQKQIALEDLENLKRQAEEAERQVKQAEIEKARQIKVAQEVAQKTAATELQSKQHSFVEKTSKLEESLKQEHGAVLQLQQQAAHLKRQQEDADDAREEAEKELEKWRQKANEALRLRLQAEEEAHKKSLAQEEAEKQKDEAEREAKKRAKAEDSALKQKDMAEKELERQRKIAESTAQQKLTAEQELIRLRADFDNAEQQRSLLEDELYRLKNEVVAAQQQRKLLEDELAKVRSEMDILIQLKSKAEKETMSNTEKSKQLLEAEAAKMKDLADEASKLRAISEEAKHQRQVAEEEAARQRAEAERILKEKLAAISDATRLKTEAEIALKEKEAENERLRRHAEDEAYQRKALEDQANQHKQEIEEKIIQLKKSSDTEMERQKAIVDDTLKQRRVVEEEIRILKLNFEKASSGKLDLELELNKLKNIAEETQQSKLRAEEESEKLRQLALEEERRRREAEEKVKKITAAEEEAGRQCKTAQDELDRLKRKAELARKQKDEADEEAEKQIVAAQQASLKCNAAEQQVQSVLAQQKEDSITKKKLKDEYEKAKQLAKEAEAAKEKAEREAALFRQQAEEAERQRAAAEQEAAIQAKAQEDAERMRKEAEFEAAKRAQAETSALKQKHHADAEMAKHKKLAEQTLKQKFQVEQELTKVKLQLDETDNQKSVLDEELQRLKDEVDDAVKQKGQVEEELFKVKIQMEELLKLKIRIEEENQRLIKKDKDNTQKFLEEEAETMKNLAEDAARLSVEAKEAARLRQIAEDDLNHQRTLAEKMLKEKMQAIQEASKLKAEAEMLQRQKDLAQQQAQKLLEDKQLMQQRLEEETEEYQKSLEAERKRQLEIIAEAEKLKLQVSQLSEAQAKAEEEAKKFRKQADTIAARLHETEIATKEKMTVVEKMTVDRLNTSKEADDLRKAIADLEKEKSRLKQDAEELQYKSKEIADAQQKQMEHEKTVLQQSFLTEKEMLLKKEKLIEDQKKKLESQFEEEVKKAKALKDEQERQRQQMEEEKKKLQATMDAALNRQKEAETSMLSKQKEMQDLENQRLEQERILAEENQKLRDKLQQLEDAQKDQVTKESVTVVKTISTVYNGRNASDVVDSVEKRPDPLAFDGIRDKVPASRLHEIGLLPKKDFDNLKNGKTTAQELGETEKLKVILKGKNCIAGVLTPSKQKMSIYVASEEKKITPGTALILLEAQAATGYMLDPIQNQKLSVNEAVKEGLIGPELHNKMLSAERAVVGYKDPYTGGKISFFEAMKKGLTEHDHAIRVLEAQLATGGIVDPINSHRVPNEIAYKQGQYDAEMNKVMENPSEDQKGYFDPSTQEPLTYSELMARCVTDPDTGLLLLPITDKAAQCSSIYTEEETKDVFSNTTVSVPFGKFKGKTVTIWEIINSEYFTEDQKKDLLRQYKTGKITIEKIIKIVITVAEEKEKKKEITFDGLRAPVPAAELLESKIIDKDLFNKLNKGKKTVKEVSEMEHVHKALKGTNCIAGVVTDSTKETMSFYQAMKNDIMRQGPALIMLEAQAGTGYVVDPVQNQKYTVDEAVKAGVVGPELHEKLLSAERAVTGFKDPYTGKTVSLYQAMKKDLIPKEQGIRLLDAQMTTGGIIDPVKSHRISHDIACKRNYFDDEMKQVLSSPTDETKCFFDPNTKEKVTYSELFKRCVTDEKTGLQLLPLSDEAINAKEEPSYTEAQTKEAMTQATVEIDSGPFKGRKMTIWEIINSEYLTEEQRLDLLRQFRSGKITIERIIKIVVTIVDDKEAKKQEQSSFKGLRAPVPAVSLYDSKIIDKPTFELIQQGKTTPKQVTEKNPDINKYLKGSDSIAGICLELTKEKISIYQAMKKKLLRHTTGLSLLEAQAATGFIVDPVRNQCLSVDEAVKSGLVGPELHEKLLSAEKAVTGYKDPFTGSKISLFEAMQKDLILKEHAMPLLEAQMVSGGIIDPVNSHRVPDDVAYQKNIFSKAVAKTLSEPTDDNKAFSDPESDENATYRQLKNKCQRDPETGLYILPLSKPQSPTVVEKTYLYTEEQTESDLTDTQIDIPIEGLADKPLNLWDVMNSNMIPESERQKLMDEYRSGKITKERMIIIIIEIMEQREIIRNDSPLSYKTLRRRITIEELYNARIIDLETYNLLKQGKRNIRDIMEMTSVKQYLYGTGCVAGVTTDSSSKVSIYQAMKRGFLKQEVAMNLLEAQAATGFLVDPVKNETLTVDEAVRKGVVGPEIHDKLLSAERAVTGYKDPYSGKIISLFQAMKKDLVPEDYALKMLEAQTATGGIIDPEFQFHLPTDIAIQRGYINKETNEKLASEVKGFVDPVTDEKLPYSQLLKRCKLDGGLRLLSLGDKRLTFKGLRKQITMEELLRSQIIDQETVTQLNEGLISVEEVSERLSRYLEGTSCIAGVFLESTKERLSIYQAMKKNMIRPGTAFELLEAQAATAFVIDPIKNLKLTVSEAVRMGIVGPEFKDKLLSAERAVTGYRDPYSGNTISLFQAMKKGLILKDHGIRLLEAQIATGGIIDPEESHRVPVEIAYKRGFFDEEMNEILTDPSDDTKGFFDPNTEENLTYLGLMERCITDPDTGLVLLLLKDKKRERKTSSKTSVRKRRVVIVDPETGKEMTVYEAYRKGLIDHQTYLELAEQECEWEEITTTSSDGNVKSLIIDRRSGRQYDVDDALSRGLIDQKALETYRSGNLSITEFADMLSGNMGGFRSRSSSFGSTTGSTFSSSMSPIPSVKAPAIIWNDPSELTGPIAGILDIDTLEKVSVTEAIHRNLVDNITGQRLLEAQACTGGIIDPTSGERLSVTDAAEKGLVDKIVVDRLNLAQKAFNGFEDPRTKVKMSASQALKKGWLYYEAGQRFLEIQYLTGGLIEPDVEDRVTLDESIRKGTIDARTAQKLRDVSAYSKYLTCPKTKLKISFKDAMDRSMIEEGTSLRLLEASSQSSKGLYSPYNVSNSGSAYGSRSGSRTGSRTGSRRGSIDAGSGFSMNFSSSSFSSSSTGYNRRF